From Phycodurus eques isolate BA_2022a chromosome 20, UOR_Pequ_1.1, whole genome shotgun sequence, a single genomic window includes:
- the LOC133396052 gene encoding sodium channel subunit beta-1-like produces the protein MTAIHILLLFLSCTFLVHRCDGACAEPESDTEAVVGQGFKLGCLSCKRRSEVKATATVEWYFKAKGEVDFVQIYTYDEMGPTIENEHFMDRLDWNGSKRSNDIQDASIYILNVTLNDTGIYRCFFNRILSYENYEYTNVVRKVVYLTVVEKATRGTASIVSEVMMYVSIIGLQVWLLIEMIYCYRKIAAAGEEALREAANAEYLAIASESKDNCAGQVGE, from the exons ATGACTGCTATTCACATCCTGCTCCTTTTCCTCTCCTGCACATTTTTGG TGCACCGATGCGATGGGGCGTGTGCAGAGCCAGAGTCGGACACAGAGGCGGTGGTGGGCCAAGGCTTCAAACTGGGCTGCCTCTCCTGCAAGAGGAGGAGCGAGGTCAAAGCTACTGCCACTGTCGAATGGTACTTCAAGGCCAAAGGAGAGGTCGACTTTGTGCAA ATCTACACCTACGATGAGATGGGCCCCACCATTGAAAACGAACACTTCATGGACCGTCTGGATTGGAACGGGAGCAAGAGGAGCAACGACATACAAGATGCGTCCATTTATATTCTCAACGTCACCTTAAACGACACAGGCATATACCGCTGCTTCTTCAACCGCATCCTCTCCTATGAAAACTACGAGTACACAAATGTTGTCCGCAAAGTGGTCTACCTCACTGTGGTGGAAAAAG CTACCAGAGGAACAGCTTCCATCGTGTCTGAAGTCATGATGTACGTGTCCATCATCGGCCTGCAGGTGTGGCTCCTCATCGAGATGATATACTGCTACAGGAAAATAGCAGCAGCTGGGGAGGAAGCATTAAGAGAAGCTGC GAATGCTGAATATTTAGCAATTGCCTCAGAAAGTAAAGACAACTGTGCTGGGCAGGTTGGAGAATAG
- the LOC133396053 gene encoding myelin basic protein-like isoform X1, producing the protein MATASTSGLGRKKKNSGLMDSFSKIFGGDKKKRSKGSFRGHLASSPQQSSARRRTNENAVVQFFRSIVSSPRPKSKWREVFGLASSPRAESTKSPVRRRREQSTLSRLFNLGETKSRPPPKRWSTIF; encoded by the exons ATGGCTACAGCGAGCACTTCGGGCCTTGgcaggaagaagaagaactcGGGACTCATGGATTCTTTTAGCAAGATCTTTGGAGGggacaaaaagaaaaggagCAAG GGGTCATTCCGGGGTCACCTGGCCTCATCACCCCAGCAGTCCTCGGCCCGCCGCAGGACCAATGAAAACGCTGTGGTCCAGTTCTTCCGCAgcatt gttTCCTCGCCTCGTCCTAAATCAAAG TGGAGAGAGGTCTTTGGCTTG GCTTCGTCACCACGTGCAGAGAGCACAAAGTCACCAGTCAGACGACGCAGGGAGCAAAGCACACTGTCCAGACTCTTCAACCTG GGAGAAACCAAGTCCCGTCCACCCCCCAAACGCTGGAGCACCATCTTCTGA
- the LOC133396053 gene encoding uncharacterized protein LOC133396053 isoform X5, whose amino-acid sequence MKTLWSSSSAALFPRLVLNQRLRHHVQRAQSHQSDDAGSKAHCPDSSTCDALIRNQEKPSPVHPPNAGAPSSELSSEAQSTESKQMGQHGGGTTHLHTADSQPNNHCVLTH is encoded by the exons ATGAAAACGCTGTGGTCCAGTTCTTCCGCAgcatt gttTCCTCGCCTCGTCCTAAATCAAAG GCTTCGTCACCACGTGCAGAGAGCACAAAGTCACCAGTCAGACGACGCAGGGAGCAAAGCACACTGTCCAGACTCTTCAACCTG TGATGCTCTCATCCGAAATCA GGAGAAACCAAGTCCCGTCCACCCCCCAAACGCTGGAGCACCATCTTCTGAGCTCTCCTCCGAGGCCCAAAGTACAGAGTCAAAGCAGATGGGGCAGCATGGCGGGGGAACAACACATCTACACACAGCTGACtcacaaccaaacaaccattgtGTGTTAACACACTAA
- the LOC133396053 gene encoding myelin basic protein-like isoform X2 gives MATASTSGLGRKKKNSGLMDSFSKIFGGDKKKRSKGSFRGHLASSPQQSSARRRTNENAVVQFFRSIVSSPRPKSKASSPRAESTKSPVRRRREQSTLSRLFNLGETKSRPPPKRWSTIF, from the exons ATGGCTACAGCGAGCACTTCGGGCCTTGgcaggaagaagaagaactcGGGACTCATGGATTCTTTTAGCAAGATCTTTGGAGGggacaaaaagaaaaggagCAAG GGGTCATTCCGGGGTCACCTGGCCTCATCACCCCAGCAGTCCTCGGCCCGCCGCAGGACCAATGAAAACGCTGTGGTCCAGTTCTTCCGCAgcatt gttTCCTCGCCTCGTCCTAAATCAAAG GCTTCGTCACCACGTGCAGAGAGCACAAAGTCACCAGTCAGACGACGCAGGGAGCAAAGCACACTGTCCAGACTCTTCAACCTG GGAGAAACCAAGTCCCGTCCACCCCCCAAACGCTGGAGCACCATCTTCTGA
- the LOC133396053 gene encoding myelin basic protein-like isoform X3, which translates to MATASTSGLGRKKKNSGLMDSFSKIFGGDKKKRSKGSFRGHLASSPQQSSARRRTNENAVVQFFRSIVSSPRPKSKWREVFGLASSPRAESTKSPVRRRREQSTLSRLFNL; encoded by the exons ATGGCTACAGCGAGCACTTCGGGCCTTGgcaggaagaagaagaactcGGGACTCATGGATTCTTTTAGCAAGATCTTTGGAGGggacaaaaagaaaaggagCAAG GGGTCATTCCGGGGTCACCTGGCCTCATCACCCCAGCAGTCCTCGGCCCGCCGCAGGACCAATGAAAACGCTGTGGTCCAGTTCTTCCGCAgcatt gttTCCTCGCCTCGTCCTAAATCAAAG TGGAGAGAGGTCTTTGGCTTG GCTTCGTCACCACGTGCAGAGAGCACAAAGTCACCAGTCAGACGACGCAGGGAGCAAAGCACACTGTCCAGACTCTTCAACCTG TGA
- the zbtb22a gene encoding zinc finger and BTB domain-containing protein 22 yields MDPSSSASTVPGALTVQVCFPSVRAALLDNLNHQREEGRLCDLSIHVQGKVFKAHRCVLAASSPYFHDQVLLKNVTTVSLPSVMDPVAFESVLSSAYTGQLSIVHDDIVNYVTVASFLQMWHIVDKCTEILKRPRPSAEVTLPDASVVHAGSASRQQSPSSTDCLYLEREGRRKEAKPDALPPLATWRRPQQFLRWGSSRPSSAQHLADSQLDALPYAESDYTCCEETCDGKSGHFGHNCPSAEVRKQKLRCQPRGALQCVDGEAPQSKKNEKRELEADEGVGEGGVEKKEGFAQTGHCGDLQPMLVENEESRRAMGKVSLVDVRDKAQMLSSVPPCHKAESPLGEPCAVLARVQWQAGPWSQQESRPQEGEVVGKAEEGFQCLTGGKFNSETYDEIEDGTGHVSQRPLVPASPDFTMATSEGSWLSTSVLQSGASLTLSSARHLPPSSANLPPPSSPPTPSSSSSVIMASAPYSGKVHFCHCGKAFTLKSMRDRHVKMQHLNLRPFGCPVCAKSFKMKHHLTKHLKTHGGLRPYECGVCGKKVIWRDSFLRHQARCERIASSDDNTSSARADMDGSYGYAFDGGDAFLSMGGQVKVEEVDFHGEMEAGMSGLLGSVSGIVDELRTPNVDTGGHVYKEEAGENFGETK; encoded by the exons ATGGATCCGAGCTCCAGTGCTTCGACTGTTCCAGGTGCTTTGACCGTGCAAGTGTGTTTCCCCTCTGTGCGCGCTGCTCTTCTGGACAATCTGAATCACCAGCGAGAGGAGGGCCGGCTGTGTGACCTCTCTATCCATGTGCAAGGCAAAGTGTTCAAGGCCCACCGCTGTGTGCTCGCTGCATCCTCGCCTTACTTCCATGATCAG GTGTTACTGAAGAATGTGACAACGGTTTCCCTCCCCTCAGTCATGGACCCAGTGGCGTTTGAGAGCGTGCTGAGTTCTGCTTACACAGGCCAGCTGAGCATCGTTCACGATGACATCGTCAACTACGTCACCGTGGCCAGTTTCCTCCAGATGTGGCACATCGTGGACAAATGCACCGAGATCCTAAAGAGACCCCGACCCTCGGCAGAAGTAACCCTGCCGGATGCCTCAGTAGTTCATGCCGGCAGCGCATCCAGACAGCAGTCACCGAGCAGCACCGACTGCTTGTATctagagagagaggggagaagGAAAGAGGCTAAGCCTGACGCTTTGCCTCCTTTGGCTACTTGGAGGCGCCCGCAGCAGTTTTTAAGATGGGGGAGCTCACGGCCTTCCTCTGCGCAGCACTTGGCCGACTCCCAACTGGATGCCCTCCCATACGCAGAGAGCGATTACACCTGCTGCGAAGAGACGTGCGACGGCAAAAGCGGCCATTTCGGCCACAATTGTCCCAGTGCGGAGGTACGAAAGCAGAAACTCAGGTGTCAGCCTCGAGGAGCTCTGCAGTGTGTTGACGGTGAAGCACCACAGAGCAAGAAGAATGAGAAAAGAGAGCTTGAAGCTGATGAAGGAGTCGGAGAAGGTGGGGTGGAGAAGAAGGAAGGATTTGCACAAACGGGTCATTGTG GAGACTTGCAGCCCATGTTAGTAGAGAATGAAGAGTCAAGACGAGCCATGGGGAAGGTGAGTTTGGTGGACGTACGAGATAAAGCACAGATGTTGTCCAGTGTCCCGCCTTGCCATAAAGCCGAAAGTCCTTTGGGAGAACCCTGTGCCGTTTTAGCCCGAGTGCAGTGGCAAGCAGGTCCCTGGTCTCAGCAAGAGTCCAGACCACAGGAGGGGGAAGTGGTCGGTAAAGCTGAGGAGGGTTTTCAATGTCTCACAGGGGGGAAATTTAACTCTGAGACATATGATGAGATCGAAGATGGGACAGGCCACGTTTCCCAGAGGCCTCTGGTGCCCGCGTCACCTGACTTCACCATGGCGACCTCAGAGGGGAGCTGGCTTTCCACCAGCGTGCTGCAGAGTGGCGCATCGTTAACTCTGTCCTCCGCTCGCCATTTGCCCCCCTCTTCCGCCAATCTGCCGCCACCCTCATCGCCCCCAACCCCGTCATCGTCATCCTCGGTGATCATGGCCAGCGCCCCGTACTCGGGCAAAGTCCATTTCTGCCACTGCGGCAAAGCCTTCACGCTGAAGAGCATGCGCGACCGCCACGTGAAGATGCAGCATCTCAACCTGCGGCCGTTCGGCTGCCCCGTCTGCGCCAAGTCCTTCAAGATGAAACATCATCTCACCAAGCACCTGAAGACGCACGGAGGGCTGCGACCTTACGAGTGCGGCGTGTGTGGCAAGAAGGTCATCTGGAGAGACAGCTTCCTGAGGCACCAAGCCAGATGCGAGAGGATCGCGTCCTCCGATGACAACACGAGCTCGGCTCGGGCCGACATGGACGGCAGCTACGGTTACGCCTTCGACGGCGGGGACGCCTTTCTCTCAATGGGAGGACAAGTGAAAGTGGAGGAGGTGGATTTCCATGGGGAAATGGAGGCTGGGATGAGTGGGTTGCTGGGAAGTGTGTCCGGGATTGTGGATGAACTAAGAACTCCAAATGTGGACACTGGTGGTCATGTTTACAAAGAGGAGGCAGGAGAGAACTTTGGTGAAACAAAGTAG